Genomic segment of Callithrix jacchus isolate 240 chromosome 9, calJac240_pri, whole genome shotgun sequence:
GTGGGAAGGAGCCAGTCAGGCCAAGATGTGTGGGGAACAGCATTTTGTCTGTTTATTTGAGGCAGGGTCGtgttcagttgcccaggctggcagtggcacaatcatggctcactgcagcctccacctcccaggctgaagtgatcctcctgcctcaggctcccaagtagctgggattacagatgcgtgccaccacaccaggctaacttttgcatttttagcagagatggggtttcaccacattggccaagctggtcttgcaCCTcgaacctcaagtgatccatccacctcagcctcccagtgctggcattacaggcgtgagccactgcacctggccaagggaAGAGAAGTTTAAGCGGAGGAACCAGTAAGTGCAAAGGTCCAGTGGTGGGAACAAATTTGGCTGGGGTTAAGATATGGAAATGCCTGTGAGGCTACAGGGAGAGGCAGGAGCCCAGGTGGGAGAGGTAGAAATGAGCTAGAGCCCATGGGACCTCCCTGACTACAGATTTCACGGATCTAAGTGAGGCAAATAGGAAATCACTGCAAGGTTTTACGAGTGGAGGAGGAGGATCTGATATGGTTTTAAAAGCTCACTCtgggccacgtgcagtggctcatgcctggtatctcaaaactttgggaagccaaggcaggaaaactgtggccagaagtttgagacaagactgggcaatatagcaagaccccagctctacaaaaaagtaaaaaaaattctgggtgtggtggtgcgtgcctgcagtcccagctactcggggggttgtcggggggctgaagtgggaggatcacttgaccccaggagttcaaggctgcagtgagccatgctcacagcactgcactccaatcaGGGTAAACAGAGAAATACCCTGTcgctaaaaaacaaacagatccACTCTGTGCCTCCTGATCAGACACTAAGGACACAGCATCATCTTGTGGTTGCTCTACCCAAACTGCATGAGCTGTATCTAATGATGAGGAAgtatcagagaaacacaaatgaaaagacaGTGTACAAAACACCTGGCCTATAAAATACTCTgcaaggccgggcgcgggggctcacacctgtaattccagcacttcgggaggctgaggcgagtggatcacctgaggttaggagttcaagaccagcctgaccaacatggtgaaaagccatctctactaaaaatacaaaaattagctgggtgtagtggcgggtgtctgtagtcccagctactcaggaggctgaggcaggataatcgcttgaacccgggaggcagaggttgcagtgagccaagactgcgccactgcactccagcctgggtgacgagaacaagactctatctcaaaaaaaaaaaaaattgtcatcctAGTACAGGGGCCATGCtgttctctgtatcattccaattttggTATACGTGCGGCCGAAGTGATCACTCGACTACCTgtgccaacataatgaaaccccgtctctactaaaaacacaaaaataaataaatagctgggcatggtggtgcaggcctgtaatcccagctactcaggaaggtgaggcaggaaaatcgcttgaacctgggaggcggaggttgtggaggGCCCAgatcgcgcccctgcactccagcctgaccaacaaagtgaaactgtctcaaaaaacaagaagaaaaaaaatagaacattgcAGGTAAAGTCTTGTTTGACTCCTCTGCTCAGTGCCATCACTCCTTTCTACCCTTTCCTGAAGGAATAACCATCAGGATATGGTGTACGGATCCTTgcagtcaattaaaaaataaaatacatatatccaATAACCAACATGCTTTTGTTCtgtgtatttgtaaaaatattaccTAAATGGCATTATGCTAtaaatataatgtgtgtgtatatattcccTCTAGGCAAAATTACATACAGTGTTAGgctttacatattctttttttttttttttgagacagttttgctcttgttgtccaaactggagtgcagtggtgcaatctcagcccattgcaacctccgcctcccaggttcaagccattctcctgcctcagcctcccaagtagctgggattacaggcgcacgccaccacgcctggctaattttttgtatttttagtagaaacggggtttcaccatgttagccaggctagtctcgaactcctgacctcaggtgacctgcccacctcagcctcccaaagtgctgggattacaggcgtgagccaccgcacctggtctatgtattaatttttgaagacagggtcttggtctgtctcccaggctggaatgcaacggtgcggtcattgctcactgcagcctggaacttctgGGTTTGAGGgatctcctacctcaggctcctagagtgctgagattacaggtgacctAGACTTTATAAAGATATGATCACTTCTTTTCTCAACATTATCCTTTTGACATCTATCTAACCTGTTCAAACAGATGACCATCTTTCCAATGTTCTACAGCATTAAATGCTGTGCACATGCATGAGGCATGAGTTTCCCTTCAGGGCCTCTCCCTAGAAACGGAAATCCAGGGTCACAAGCAGCGGGCATTCCCGTTTTGCTGTTAGATTCTGCTCTCCCACCAGCAGCGTCTGAGAGGTGGCTGGCGTTCCCGAGGGTCCCTGGACTTGCGTTTCCAGCTGGCCGGTTCTCGCGCGCCTTGTGCGCACTTTGCGTCACTGGGGTTCCCAGCGGACTCGCCTGCAAGTGTGCTCGTGACTGCTGGGCGGACCCCTGGGTCCCTGGGGCTCTTTCCCCACGGGGAACTCTTTTCTGAGGTGCTTGACTGCGCTGATTTGGGCCTTTATCTGTCTGCATGTCAGCAGGGGCGCCCAGGAAGGACCCGTGGGTCGGGGTCCCTCTAGCTCAACCTGGCCTAGGCTCTTCACAGCTTCAGCTCCACAGGGGGCCGGGAGCTTGGGCACTTCCTCATTCCGCCCCCGAGGGTAACTACGGCTGGAAGACCCGCCCACACCGCAAACGAAATTTCATCGTTTTGTTTGTAGGATGCGGCCGCCATGGCTGCCGACCTATGAAACGCTCCGAGAAGGGGTgctatggccgggcgcggtgactgcatctgcaatcccagcgccTTGGGACGCCGAAGAgggcggatcccttgaggccagactgggagacacagtgagatcctgtgtctCAATTAAGACAAACAAAATCAGCCCGGATGTAGcgcgcgcttgtagtcccagctactcggaggccgAGACGGGAAGACTGCGTGAGCCtggcagttccagaccagcctgggccatacagcgggactccgtctcaaaagaaataagcaCCCGTGTTTCTGGGTGGGCGCATCCCTCTCTGATGCCTCGCTCTCCAACTGTCCCTGGGCCTGGGGGCGTGAAGGCTAAGCTCTGGGGAGACAAAGGCGCGGGCTGACCCTGGGGGACCGGCCTAggacccattcattcattcattcgttctgTCACCTACCGGTCCTGCGCCGGCCTATGCCCCAAAGACCCCAAGTACCCTCACTCCACGGGGCGCAGACAACGACAGGCTGGCCAGCGCCTGGAAGCCGCGTGCCTGACCGCGTCTGCCCGAGCGAATCCCGCCTCCCGCCGGGGAGGCCGCAGGGCCGCGCCTGTCCCGCCGCGCCCAGCATCTCCCGGCCAGGAGCGCGCCGCCTCACCAGTGGCGCATGCGTGCCCGGGAGCCCGCCCTGAGTGTTGGCGCACATGGGGCCCGCGGGTCGGCGTGCGTGCGCGctcccgcctcgtcctcccacgCGGTCCACCGCGCCTACCGCCCCACCCTGCGCTCCACCGAGCCGGGTTGCGTGCGTGCGCGCACGCGCGGTCCACGTGGGCGGGCACCGGACCGTTGCTCCGCCCCTTGTCAGCCCCGCCCCGCGCCTGCCCCGCCCCTGCCGCGCGCCGGCGTCGGCTGCGTCTCAGGCGTTTGAATTGCGCTTCCGCCATCTTTCCAGCCTCAGTCGGACGGGCGCGGAGACGCTTCTGGAAGGTAACGACGCGGCTGGCCGGGCAGGGCCGGGGTGGGGGGGACAGGGGCCGTGGCGGCGGGACAGGGGCCGCGGCCGGGGTCAGGGCCCGGGCTGGTGGCCGGCCCCGGGGCAGCGAGCGGCTGTGAGTAGGTGGGTGgcgcgggccgggccgggccgggggaAGAAACGGGCGTGGGGTCGGCGCCCGCCCCCGCGAATCCCGGTTCCATCCCGCGCTCCCATCCCGCTCCCGGTCCCAGTCTCGTCTCCATCCCGGCCCCCCCGTCCGTCGTTCCTTGGGTCCCGCTGCCCCGGATGCCGGCCCCGCCCGCCGCCTTCCCGCTCCCAGGCCCGGCCGCCATGGCGCCGCGGGCGGGAGGCCTTTGTGGGGCGGGCACGTGGGGCGCGGGGGGCGCGGGAGCGGGGCCGCCATGGGCTGCGGGGCCGCGCGAGCGCTCGTCTCCGTCCTCTGCCTCCGCAGGAACGCCGCGATGGCTGCGCAGGGAGAGCCCCAGGTCCAGTTTAAAGTAGGTAACCCTGCGGGGCGGGCGGCGGCCGGGCCGGCCCGCGTGCGCCTCGCGGTCCCTCCTCCCGGGCCCACGATGGCTGTTAGCCGGGCCCCGCGTCCGCGTTCTTGGCGTGGCGGACTCTGGGATCCGGAGAGGTGAAGTGTTCTGGGTTTACTTCCAAAATGTGTTCTCCAACAGCTTGTATTGGTTGGTGACGGTGGTACCGGAAAAACGACCTTCGTGAAACGTCATCTGACTGGTGAATTTGAGAAGAAGTATGTAGGTATGTGCGGGAGCACCTTGTTCGCGGACACGGGTGGGAAACGGGTCAATGCGCCCACTCACTGGCATCGCTTCCGTCGCAGCCACCTTGGGTGTTGAGGTTCATCCCCTGGTGTTCCACACTAACAGAGGACCTATTAAGTTCAATGTGTGGGACACGGCCGGCCAGGAGAAATTCGGCGGACTGAGAGATGGCTACTATATCCAAGGTAAGCATCCGTGACTTGCTGAACCGTTGCTGAGAGCTTTTGTGTACTGCATCCTTCAAGGTTATAGAAAATCAGGCCGGTTCCGGCAAACAGTGCTTAATACTGTTAGGGGAACTGTGTCATTTTTGGGTTAAAAAACGTGAGCTTCGGGGAGCTGACCACCATTTTGGTGGCAGAGGAGAACATTTTATGCAAGTTGTGTTATTTGCATGCTGTGTCATGCTAGGCATGGTTTAGAAGAAACTGTGACTTACACTGGGTACATGTCATAGTTTAAAACAATCACAGACAGGCTGTTAGAGCAGTTCAGTATATGAAAACAGGCTCAGGTATGAATTTAGACGTAGTGATCAATGATTGTTTGTACTCCATTAAAAAACACCAGGGAAGATAGGGATCTTAGCAAGTGTTATGCAAGACTAGGTGATTTCTTGTTACATTGTTTGTACTAAGTTGCGGAGAGTATTTTTCTCAAatagattgatttttaaaattgcaaggAAGACGTTCATTATACCAAAAAGAGGAGTAAAGGAAATACTCATCTCTCCTGGATCCTCACTTTGCTGATAACAAATTATTTGGAATCATTCCatgccttttgttttcctttagtaTGTACAAATAAACACAAGAATTTCCCCCCAAAAATCTTTTAACCAAAAAGTTGTGGATTCTTGCTTTATCAACTATGCCATAGCTGGCCCTGCAGGTGAATATATAGACTTTATTTgggtttgttattattttttgaaacagggtctctatGTGGCCcagcccagagtgcagtggtgtgatctcagttcactgcagcttctgcctcctgagccaagctgtcctcccacttcagcctcctgagtagttgggactacaggcacaggccactatacctgaccaatttttgtattttatttatttttatttttattttttgtagagatggggattcatcatgttgcccatgctgatctcgaactcatgagctcaggtgatcacccacctcggcctctcaaagtgctgggattacaggcatgagccacatcgcTTGGCCTGTCTGGATTTAAGACAGGAATATTTCCTGGTATAGTCAGCCATGCCATTGAAAGACCTTCTGAAGAAGGTGTTTGCAGGCCCCTTACCCTCAGAATATGGCAGCTCGGTTCTGCAGAATCTCACTTATCATTAATCTACCCGAGATACTTTTTGGGATGAGGGTACTGTTAATGATGAAGTGTATCAGGGAGGTTTGACGGGGTCAGCTCATCTTGCTTAGGAAGAATTGTGaattaacatttttagaaattgcGAATTGACATTTTTAGAAttggaagtgaagggagaaagcTAGGAGACTCGGTGAGGTCTAAGACCAGATGAATCCTAGACTGGTTCTTGGCATTCTTCATGTGTGTAGTAAACTAAGTGTACTAACTACCACAAATGTTCCTTTCAGCCCAGTGTGCCATCATAATGTTCGATGTAACATCCAGAGTTACTTACAAGAACGTGCCTAACTGGCATAGAGATCTGGTGCGAGTGTGTGAGAACATCCCCATCGTGTTATGTGGCAACAAAGTGGACATTAAGGACAGGAAAGTGAAGGCAAAATCCATTGTCTTCCACCGAAAGAAGAATCTTCAGGTGTGTGAAAATTAAAACTTCCTGAGTTATTTCTCTTAGAGGAGATGATACGTAAGACCATGAAATTGACCAGTCTATattatatatggaaataattttatttttatgctatttttattgtttttaaagactgatagagatggggtttcactgttgtcaGGGTTGGTCAACTGAAGTGTGTGTGTCTCttgttaagacagggtcttgccctgttgccaaggcaggagtgcagtggcatgaacatagctcactgcagccttgaactcctggctcaggcagtcctcccacagccttccgagtagctaggaccacgagcactcaccaccacgcccacctaatttattatttgtagagatggggtcttgctcttgtccaggcCTGATCTTGTACTCCGGGCCTCAGGCAATCCTGCTACCTCatcccccccaaagtgctgggattacaggcatgagctaccatgccccaccaagaatctttttcttattttggaatGTTCTGggaaaatcaactttaaaaactaatttttacttttttaaacagtACTACGACATTTCTGCCAAAAGTAACTACAACTTTGAAAAGCCCTTCCTCTGGCTTGCTAGGAAGCTCATTGGAGACCCTAATTTGGAATTTGTTGCCATGCCTGCTCTTGCCCCACCGGAGGTTGTCATGGACCCAGCTTTGGCAGCGCAATATGAGCACGACTTAGAGGTATTGTGGCCACTTTGCTGTCCAGGCTGTTGTGTTTGGCTTGTGTATTCCTGGCAGTTTTGAGCTGGAGTGTTAACAGTGTTCCTCTCTTCATCTAGGTTGCTCAAACAACTGCTCTCCCGGATGAGGATGATGACCTGTGAGAATGAAGCAGGAGCCCAGCGTCAGAAGTCTAGTTTTATAGGCAGCTGTCCTGTGATGTCAGCGGTGCAGCGTGTGTGCCACCTCATTATTATCTAGCTAAGCGGAACATGTGCTTCATCTGTGGGATGCTGAAGGAGATGAGTGGGCTTCGGAGTGAATGGCAGTTTAAAATACACCTTCATTGTTTGGACTTGCATATTTAGCTGTTCGGAACGCAGTTGATTCCTTGAGTTTCAGATATGAGACTGCTGCAGTCACATCACAATattcagtggtgaaatcttgtttGTTACTGTCATTCCCATTCCTTTTCGTTTAGAATCAGAATAAAGTTGTATTTCAAATATCTAAGCAAGTGAACTCATCCCttgtttaaaaatagcattttgaagCCACTAAAATAGAGATATTTATGCCATGTTAATGTTTGGATTGCCTTGCTGTCCTTAATTTGAAATCTGTTAGGTTAATTTCTTCCTatgtctactttttatttttgtacatttgagCTGTGTCTCACAAACTCAGCATGACAGGTCGACAGACTGTTTGGTTAGGAGAGTTAAACGGTGTAAAGACTGTGCAGGTGAAGTAAAGCGATGTCTGTTCCACCTTCATTTAGGGTAGGTAGGGCCCTCTTGGGAGGAACCTGCTCAAGATTTGTGACCTGTCGACAAAAATGTGGTTTGTACATACCAAATAGATATTTTAAGGGTAatacttggttttgttttgtggcAAAAGTAATGTTTTGATAACTTCAAACAGGATGGAATGTCTGGATGGCGGGAGCTTGGGAATTCTTGGtgttaaaaagtataaattttgcACTTTCTGTTTGAATGTCAGATGCTTAGTGTTAACTTGATACTCAAGGAAAATGGTCCGTGTTTACCCAGTTTTCAGGTACTCCCGGGCTTTCAAGATGTCTTAACATTCAGTTCTTAAGCAGTACACACACTAtactttttggggtttttttttttgccctgagGATTTGTAGGGCAGCGCAGCGGAGCAGGGCATGGATGGAATACTAGGAACGTGGCACAGtggagcaggggtggggtggggcggggcggggtggggggggcgtCTCAGTGGCAGAGAACAGCTGTGAAACTTTTTTATCAGACTAAACATTTAATTTATCTTGTatattttccacatttaaaatGAATTAGGTCTATCCTGATTAGGAGTTCGATCCCATCAATGCTATTCTTGTAGAAGTTAGGAATCTtaaaaataagagctatttttTCCTCAGTTACTACTACAGTCCAGTTAACCAAAGTTTTCTTTAGATGTCTGATTATCTGGAGATGATTACTTTCCTACTTTAAAAGGTGTAGAAAGGATCACTTAAATATATGGAAAAACGAAAAAGGTGAAGCTGAATCACGTTCTACTTACTGTATTAACTGGCAACAGACCTCGAGTGTCTTAAGATCTTAATTGCTGTGTTTGTGACACTATTCAGAACCAGCTTCTAACCAGCCTGTGTGAGATGGGAAGTTTTTTCCCATAACTGGGATGAAAGCTTTCATTCAGATATTTTGAACTTAAGGTGTATGTGTTGTTTGTAACCTTGTGTAGAATGCAAGTGGTGTTGACATTCTGGATCTTCTGTGTAACAGTTGAAATTTGGAAGTGATGTCACTTACCTGTCTAACATGGTGTGGGAGAGATTTACAAGTCATTGGAAGAATAATTGTTGCAAAATATATTGCTTctactttgcctggattttctgaATCTTCTCTAGTATTGCTTTAGGAAATAGTGAATGGTTAGCAGAGATTATTATGTTTtctggggagagtggggaggggaggggtcaaTTCTATCCAGATTGTACAAATGGGAAGAGTATGCTCTCCATCTTTTGAAGTCTGGTGCCTTAAAGGGGGAGGCCTGAAGCTTTATACAAAGTTACTGCGTACCAGTAATCGCTTGTTAGAGCAGAGGCACTGAGAGTCACTGCAGGGCCTGTCTTGTCGGTATATACTGAAATAACCAGTAAATTGGTAGTGGTAAAGTGTTGGAGAGCAGTTTAAATTTGTGTGAGCCAGTTTTTGAAAAACTAGGATGGGGTTTTTTGATCATATCAATCATAAAATGTCTAGAACCAAAGAGGACTGCTTTCCTGGCTAACTTCACCTGGAGGAACTCAAGGACAGaatttctggtttcttttgcAAAACAGATGAGGAACACAAAGTTACCTGCTGAGCAAATGAAATGAGGGAGGGATTCAGCTTTTCTTGCCAGTAATCTGTCAGACATCGTGTATACTGTTTTCTGCCACGTTGGGGCTGCGGGTATCCTCCCCAGCAAGATAACGTGAGACTTAGGCTCCCCCTGTCTAGGACAGCACCCATCCTAACTCCTTGCAGTACCTTGTACCCTTCAAGCTGAGGGCGTGGTGGGGAGGGAAACCACCTAACCACTTGCCTTTAGTTAAAGGGATCAGAGTCCTGTTCAAAAAACAAATGTGATGTGTCTCCCCTGCTCCACATTTGCTACCAGGCCTTGTACTCTCTGGTCACATGCATCCAGAGATGACACAGCTGTGTGCATGCCGCTTTTCAGAACAGTCCCTCCCCTTCCTGAAGACAGTCCTACCAGTGAACGCTTCAGCCTCCTCAGACTTCACTCACTGGTTTTGTACCTTAGGTGAGTCAGATGTCCGACTGGAGACGTCACCGGCTTCCCTCTGCCCTAGTCAGCGTGGCAAATCTGCAGTTGTAACTTTCCTTGCCTAGTCGAATTGCCATGAAGGCAAGGGCCCTGTGTCTGCTCTCTCGTGTCCCCAGTGTTTATTAAATGTTCTGTGGGAACCTCAAGGAAGAGAACTTGGGGGTTAGAAATGGGGTGGGATTGATGGAGGTAGGTGGAGAGGAGAGAACAAGATAGGGAGGGTCGCCCTATGGCCACCACAAGGCCTCGGCATCCAGCCCCTCAGCGGACTCCTCTGTTGAGTGAGCAGCCACTGCAAACGCCAGGCGCCAGCTCCACCCATGCTGGTGGGCTTTTAACGAGGCAGGGGAAGAGGATTCAGGGGCTTCTCCAGTGTGAGGTGTGAGCTGCAGTGCCTAAAGCCACTGATATCCGCTGGCAGTGTCAATCGCTGGTGACAAAACTATGGGTCAGGCAGGTGGTCGTGCGGCAGCTGCCCCCCAGGTGTGAAGGATGGGAACCACGTGGCTGGGAAGCGCAGTTGGGAAGCCAGCGGGCAGGGGAACTGGGTGGGCAGTGCGGCAGGTCTGGGGGGAGAGCACTTGctctttgcttcctctctctcccgaTGTCTGACCTTTTTCCCACCAAATGAA
This window contains:
- the RAN gene encoding GTP-binding nuclear protein Ran — its product is MAAQGEPQVQFKLVLVGDGGTGKTTFVKRHLTGEFEKKYVATLGVEVHPLVFHTNRGPIKFNVWDTAGQEKFGGLRDGYYIQAQCAIIMFDVTSRVTYKNVPNWHRDLVRVCENIPIVLCGNKVDIKDRKVKAKSIVFHRKKNLQYYDISAKSNYNFEKPFLWLARKLIGDPNLEFVAMPALAPPEVVMDPALAAQYEHDLEVAQTTALPDEDDDL